A window of Formosa sp. Hel1_31_208 contains these coding sequences:
- a CDS encoding cystathionine gamma-synthase → MQLIYNLNISKNKDIIQMKFNTKTIHGGQEFDTAYGSVMPPIYQTSTYAQSTPGGHKGYEYSRTHNPTRHALENAFASIENGNHGLAFGSGLAAIDAVIKLLQPGDEVISTNDLYGGTYRLFTKIFEGFGIKFHFVGMENTSSIENYINENTKLIWVETPTNPMMNIIDIKATVTIAKKYNLLVAVDNTFATPYLQRPLDLGADIVMHSATKYLGGHSDLVMGALVVKDKDLAERLYFIQNASGAICGPQDSFLALRGIKTLHIRMQRHCENGRVVANFLVNHPKIENVYWPGFESHPNHDIAKSQMNDFGGMVSFTTKGNNYEEAIKILEHLNVFTLAESLGGVESLAGHPASMTHASIPKEEREKIGVVDSLIRLSVGIEDVEDLIADLKQAIG, encoded by the coding sequence ATGCAGTTGATTTACAACTTAAACATTTCAAAAAACAAAGATATTATTCAGATGAAATTTAATACTAAAACAATTCACGGTGGTCAGGAATTTGATACAGCTTATGGCAGTGTAATGCCTCCAATTTATCAAACTTCAACATATGCTCAATCGACTCCAGGTGGACATAAAGGTTACGAATATTCAAGAACTCATAATCCTACTCGTCATGCCCTAGAAAATGCTTTTGCAAGTATTGAAAATGGGAATCACGGCTTGGCATTTGGCTCAGGATTAGCGGCAATTGATGCAGTTATCAAACTATTGCAGCCAGGTGATGAAGTGATTTCTACTAACGATTTATATGGTGGTACTTACAGATTATTCACCAAAATATTTGAAGGATTTGGAATCAAATTTCACTTTGTAGGAATGGAAAATACTTCAAGTATTGAAAATTACATCAACGAAAACACCAAATTGATATGGGTAGAAACTCCTACAAATCCCATGATGAATATTATTGATATTAAAGCCACTGTTACTATTGCAAAAAAATACAACTTGCTTGTGGCAGTTGATAATACCTTTGCAACACCATACTTGCAAAGACCTCTGGATTTAGGGGCCGATATAGTGATGCACTCTGCAACCAAATATTTAGGCGGTCATAGCGACTTGGTAATGGGGGCTCTAGTTGTAAAAGACAAAGATTTAGCAGAACGACTTTACTTTATTCAAAATGCTAGTGGTGCAATTTGTGGTCCTCAAGACAGTTTTTTGGCGCTAAGAGGGATTAAAACATTGCATATTAGAATGCAACGTCACTGTGAAAATGGAAGAGTGGTAGCCAATTTTTTAGTTAATCATCCAAAAATTGAAAATGTATATTGGCCAGGCTTTGAAAGTCATCCAAATCATGATATTGCAAAATCACAAATGAATGATTTTGGAGGTATGGTGTCGTTTACTACTAAAGGAAATAACTATGAGGAGGCCATTAAAATTTTAGAGCATTTAAATGTATTTACTTTAGCCGAATCTCTTGGAGGTGTAGAGTCTTTAGCAGGTCACCCAGCAAGTATGACTCATGCCAGTATCCCAAAGGAAGAACGAGAAAAAATAGGAGTTGTTGATTCTTTAATTAGATTAAGTGTTGGGATAGAAGATGTAGAAGATCTAATCGCCGACTTAAAACAGGCCATAGGATAG
- a CDS encoding glutamate dehydrogenase, with protein MTLNFKQLTYLFVFILGINEGYSQLGFSHEIGVIAGPVAFQSDFGVRKDFETNAGNTGIGIGIVHYINFAYRADCNCYSTDTFFNDHFKLRSEISWNKTKLNHFGKWVDASRTSVNAERLRRHSGVAENWDVGMQLEFFPKSIRAFQAFSYSFAPFVSLGVHFTAFNPQVETTFGDGNIDNMNNFYQPWVNAANPNTNVDPFLITENGTTWSVVGSVGTRYKLTVLSDLMVDLRWQYFFNNEIDGLDHNLKSNKANDWLVWLNFGYIYYLD; from the coding sequence ATGACGCTTAATTTTAAACAATTAACTTATCTGTTCGTTTTTATACTAGGTATAAACGAGGGGTATTCTCAGCTTGGTTTTTCTCATGAAATTGGAGTTATTGCTGGTCCGGTAGCGTTTCAATCAGATTTTGGTGTTCGAAAAGATTTTGAAACTAATGCGGGTAATACCGGAATTGGTATTGGAATCGTGCATTATATTAACTTTGCTTATCGTGCAGATTGTAACTGTTATTCTACAGATACCTTTTTTAATGATCATTTTAAACTTAGAAGTGAAATTTCTTGGAATAAAACAAAATTAAATCATTTTGGTAAGTGGGTAGATGCTTCAAGAACTAGTGTTAATGCCGAGCGCTTGCGTCGTCATTCTGGTGTAGCTGAAAACTGGGATGTTGGGATGCAACTTGAATTTTTTCCAAAAAGCATTCGTGCATTTCAAGCGTTTAGTTACTCGTTTGCTCCATTTGTGAGTTTGGGAGTGCATTTCACAGCCTTCAATCCGCAGGTGGAAACCACTTTTGGAGATGGTAATATTGATAATATGAATAATTTTTATCAACCATGGGTTAACGCTGCAAATCCTAACACGAATGTAGATCCTTTTCTTATTACCGAAAATGGGACCACATGGTCGGTTGTTGGAAGTGTTGGAACACGTTATAAATTAACAGTACTATCAGATTTGATGGTGGATTTAAGGTGGCAATATTTTTTTAATAATGAAATTGACGGCTTAGATCATAATCTGAAATCGAATAAAGCCAATGATTGGCTAGTATGGCTTAATTTTGGTTATATTTATTATTTAGACTAA
- the gdhA gene encoding NADP-specific glutamate dehydrogenase yields the protein MKDKIEAFLNLVKDKNSHETEFLQAVHEVAETVIPFIEDNPKYQGKMLLERMVEPERTIIFRVPWIDDQGNTQVNRGFRVEFNSAIGPYKGGLRFHPSVNLSILKFLGFEQVFKNSLTTLPMGGGKGGSDFNPKGKSDNEVMHFCQSFMSELYRHIGPNTDVPAGDIGVGGREIGYLFGQYKRLQNEFTGVLTGKGISYGGSLIRPEATGYGCVYFAKNMLATKGNSFNGKTIAISGSGNVAQFACEKATQLGGKVVTMSDSSGYIHDADGIDEEKLAFIMELKNVKRGRIHEYTEKYNSATFHKGERPWSVKCDIALPCATQNELNGDEAKILIDNGVIAVAEGANMPTTPEAIEALQNAKVLFSPGKASNAGGVATSGLEMSQNSLRLNWTREEVDERLRKIMDDIHESCVEYGTREDGYVDYVKGANVAGFVKIADAMLAQGVV from the coding sequence ATGAAAGATAAAATTGAAGCTTTTTTAAATCTTGTAAAAGACAAAAACAGTCATGAAACTGAATTTTTACAAGCCGTACATGAGGTTGCAGAAACCGTAATCCCTTTTATTGAGGACAACCCTAAATATCAAGGGAAGATGCTTTTAGAGCGCATGGTAGAGCCAGAGCGCACTATAATTTTTAGAGTGCCTTGGATTGATGATCAAGGGAATACTCAAGTTAATAGAGGGTTTAGAGTGGAGTTTAACTCGGCTATTGGACCTTACAAAGGTGGTTTGCGTTTTCATCCATCTGTTAATTTAAGTATTCTTAAGTTTTTAGGATTTGAACAGGTATTTAAAAATTCTTTAACAACACTACCTATGGGTGGTGGAAAAGGAGGCTCAGATTTTAATCCTAAAGGAAAAAGTGATAATGAAGTGATGCATTTTTGTCAGTCATTTATGTCAGAACTATATAGACATATAGGGCCAAATACGGATGTTCCTGCAGGAGATATTGGAGTAGGAGGACGAGAAATAGGATATTTATTCGGACAATACAAGCGATTACAAAATGAATTTACCGGTGTACTTACTGGAAAAGGAATTTCTTATGGAGGTTCTCTTATTAGACCCGAAGCTACTGGTTATGGTTGTGTGTATTTTGCTAAAAATATGCTTGCTACAAAAGGGAACTCGTTTAATGGAAAGACAATTGCAATCTCTGGTTCTGGTAATGTTGCTCAGTTTGCATGTGAAAAGGCTACCCAATTAGGAGGTAAGGTGGTAACAATGTCTGATTCTTCAGGTTATATTCATGATGCCGATGGTATTGACGAAGAGAAATTGGCCTTTATTATGGAACTAAAAAATGTAAAACGAGGAAGAATTCACGAGTATACAGAAAAGTATAATTCAGCTACTTTTCATAAAGGAGAAAGACCTTGGTCTGTCAAATGTGACATCGCTTTACCATGTGCTACCCAAAACGAATTAAATGGAGATGAAGCCAAAATATTAATTGATAATGGCGTTATTGCTGTTGCAGAAGGAGCCAATATGCCAACAACACCAGAGGCTATTGAAGCATTACAAAATGCTAAAGTATTGTTCTCACCAGGGAAAGCTTCTAATGCTGGTGGTGTTGCAACTTCTGGATTAGAAATGAGTCAGAATTCATTGCGATTGAACTGGACTAGAGAAGAAGTGGATGAGCGCTTACGAAAAATTATGGATGATATTCATGAGTCTTGTGTAGAATATGGTACTCGAGAAGATGGCTATGTGGATTATGTTAAAGGTGCTAATGTTGCAGGATTTGTGAAAATAGCAGACGCTATGCTCGCGCAAGGTGTTGTGTAA
- a CDS encoding ABC transporter substrate-binding protein encodes MFKRMVFILLAFISFEAVSQDFSALWKGYFSYFEIKDVARGNDKIFAASENAIFSYDIFTNEIETISTINGLSGETITTIRYSEDFDMLIVGYETGLIELVFESDSEILSVVDILEKESISPLLKRINHFNESEGLLYISTDYGISVYDLSQLQFGDTYFIGNGGSQIIVKQTAVFNGSIYAACGSQNGLKTASLDNPNLIDYQQWSSIAPGNFEAVQKVGENLYTVRLNSVLYEIVNTSIIALITYPSLPVDVRSVQDNLIITLTNDVFVYDQNLVELQSASTNDTFDTDFTSATIAENDLYIGTESTGVLKTITNSPGEYDVILPEGPSSNNAFKIFAGNNELWLTYGDYSVSYNPNPQRSRGISILREEEWNNVPYANLLTAKNLNDIVINPFNPTQVFISSFQSGLLELNNDEATILYNQDNSGLESLINPNNPNTVSIRQSASQFDRNGLLWTVTSKVDRALKSYNPSTGEWQGYSFSDIIADPLFGERGFGDLALGNGGMKWITAYNAGLIGINTDTGQINNVFSESQNMPSPQGRAVAVDSRNQLWIGTAKGLRVLFNTSGFVDDPDPSVNEIVILENGIPTELLSNQFITDIKVDGSDNKWVGTLDSGIFYFSPDGQETIFQFTTDNSPLPSNSVNDISIDPQSGTVYIATTRGLVSFSSGGTKPKDTLEEAYVYPNPVRPEYNILGFDDLNNINNGIKVSGLTENVNVKITDIEGNLVAEAQSRVNQRSSRANYNFAIDGGTGIWNGKNLRGNIVASGVYLLLISDLDSFETKVLKLLIVR; translated from the coding sequence ATGTTTAAAAGAATGGTATTTATCCTTTTAGCTTTTATCTCTTTTGAGGCTGTCTCACAAGATTTTTCTGCGCTTTGGAAAGGTTATTTTTCATATTTTGAGATTAAAGATGTCGCACGAGGAAATGATAAAATTTTTGCAGCTTCTGAAAATGCTATTTTTAGTTACGATATTTTTACCAATGAAATAGAAACCATTTCTACAATTAATGGGTTGTCAGGTGAGACTATTACTACAATAAGGTATAGCGAAGATTTTGATATGCTGATTGTTGGATATGAAACGGGTTTGATCGAACTTGTTTTTGAATCAGATTCTGAAATATTATCTGTAGTTGATATTTTGGAAAAAGAATCTATTTCTCCATTACTAAAGCGAATTAATCATTTTAACGAAAGCGAAGGGCTGCTTTATATTTCTACTGATTACGGTATTTCAGTTTACGACTTAAGCCAATTACAATTTGGTGACACTTACTTTATAGGTAATGGCGGAAGCCAAATTATAGTTAAACAAACTGCAGTTTTCAATGGCTCTATTTATGCTGCATGTGGTTCTCAAAATGGATTGAAAACGGCCTCTTTAGATAACCCTAATTTAATTGATTACCAGCAGTGGTCATCTATAGCTCCTGGGAATTTTGAAGCTGTACAAAAAGTTGGTGAAAATCTATATACCGTTCGTCTTAATAGTGTGTTATACGAAATCGTAAATACGAGTATAATTGCACTCATTACATATCCCTCATTACCAGTAGATGTGAGATCAGTACAAGATAATTTAATAATTACTCTAACTAATGATGTTTTTGTATATGATCAAAACTTAGTTGAGTTACAAAGTGCCTCCACTAATGACACTTTTGATACAGATTTCACTTCAGCAACTATTGCAGAAAATGATTTATATATTGGTACTGAAAGTACAGGTGTACTCAAAACAATAACAAATTCTCCAGGTGAATATGATGTTATTTTACCCGAAGGTCCCTCAAGTAATAATGCCTTCAAAATTTTTGCAGGTAATAATGAACTTTGGTTAACTTATGGTGATTATAGCGTGTCTTATAATCCTAATCCGCAGAGAAGCAGAGGGATTAGTATACTGCGAGAAGAAGAATGGAATAATGTGCCTTATGCGAATTTATTGACAGCAAAAAACCTTAATGATATAGTCATTAACCCTTTTAATCCAACTCAAGTATTTATTAGTTCGTTTCAAAGTGGCCTTTTAGAATTGAATAATGATGAAGCCACTATTCTTTATAATCAAGATAATAGCGGTTTAGAATCTTTAATCAACCCAAACAATCCAAATACGGTGAGTATTCGTCAGTCTGCATCTCAGTTTGACCGAAATGGTTTATTATGGACGGTAACGTCTAAGGTAGATCGCGCCTTAAAATCATATAACCCATCTACAGGGGAATGGCAAGGTTATAGTTTTTCAGATATTATTGCTGATCCTCTTTTTGGTGAAAGAGGTTTTGGAGATTTAGCTTTGGGCAATGGTGGGATGAAATGGATCACAGCCTATAATGCTGGATTAATTGGAATTAATACGGATACAGGTCAGATAAATAATGTGTTTTCCGAGAGCCAAAATATGCCTTCACCTCAAGGACGTGCAGTAGCCGTAGATTCTAGAAATCAACTCTGGATTGGAACTGCCAAAGGCTTGAGAGTGTTATTCAACACCTCTGGGTTTGTCGATGACCCTGACCCAAGCGTTAATGAAATTGTTATTTTAGAAAATGGTATTCCGACAGAATTATTGTCAAACCAATTTATTACAGATATCAAAGTAGATGGTTCTGATAATAAGTGGGTTGGGACGTTAGACTCTGGAATTTTCTATTTCTCACCAGATGGTCAGGAAACCATATTTCAATTTACAACAGACAACTCACCGCTGCCATCAAACTCTGTTAATGATATTTCAATAGATCCGCAGTCTGGAACCGTCTATATTGCTACAACGAGAGGCTTAGTGTCTTTTTCTTCTGGAGGTACAAAACCTAAAGATACACTGGAAGAAGCTTATGTATATCCAAACCCTGTAAGACCAGAGTACAATATTTTAGGGTTTGATGATTTGAACAACATTAACAATGGAATTAAAGTTTCAGGATTAACCGAAAATGTGAACGTAAAGATTACTGACATTGAAGGCAATCTTGTTGCAGAAGCACAGTCAAGAGTTAATCAAAGATCCTCAAGGGCGAATTATAATTTTGCTATTGATGGAGGTACAGGAATTTGGAATGGTAAAAACCTCAGAGGGAATATAGTGGCTTCTGGCGTCTATTTATTATTAATATCGGATCTCGATTCTTTTGAGACTAAAGTATTAAAATTACTTATTGTTAGATAA
- the recO gene encoding DNA repair protein RecO, whose protein sequence is MLIKTKAIVLSKIKYRDNDLIVKCFTSNRGAVSYLLRGVLKNRKGSSKVAYFQLLSQLEIEENYRENQTLQTIKDVRLDYRYSTLHTNILKSSIVMFLAEVLSSVLREEEANQQLYNYLETTLRWLDVKDDFSNFHLLFLLNLTRHLGFYPDTTAIESLYFNLNNGAFQSKKEDIYSVSGENLITLKKLLGINFDDLEYVKLSAKQRQSFLAMLLLYFELHLGSFKKPKSLQIFNQVFN, encoded by the coding sequence ATGCTAATTAAGACTAAAGCTATTGTACTCTCTAAAATTAAATATAGAGATAATGATCTCATTGTAAAGTGTTTTACTTCCAATAGAGGGGCTGTTAGTTATTTGCTTAGGGGAGTTTTAAAAAACAGAAAAGGGAGTTCAAAAGTAGCCTATTTTCAGTTGTTGTCACAACTTGAAATTGAAGAGAATTATCGAGAAAATCAAACTCTACAAACCATAAAAGATGTAAGGTTAGACTACCGTTATTCTACTTTACACACCAATATTTTAAAGAGTTCAATTGTTATGTTTTTGGCTGAGGTTTTGAGCTCTGTTTTGAGAGAAGAAGAAGCAAACCAACAATTATACAATTATCTCGAAACTACGTTACGATGGTTAGATGTTAAAGATGACTTTTCAAATTTTCATTTACTTTTTTTACTAAACCTGACAAGGCATTTAGGGTTTTATCCAGACACTACAGCTATAGAATCACTGTATTTTAATTTAAATAATGGCGCATTTCAATCAAAAAAGGAAGATATTTATAGTGTCTCTGGCGAAAATTTAATAACCTTAAAAAAGCTATTAGGCATAAATTTTGATGACTTAGAATATGTGAAACTAAGCGCAAAGCAAAGACAATCATTTCTAGCAATGTTATTGTTATATTTTGAATTACATTTGGGCAGTTTTAAGAAACCAAAATCTCTACAAATATTCAATCAGGTTTTTAATTAG